In Callospermophilus lateralis isolate mCalLat2 chromosome 10, mCalLat2.hap1, whole genome shotgun sequence, a single genomic region encodes these proteins:
- the LOC143642176 gene encoding palmitoyltransferase ZDHHC19-like has product MNFSDPGILHRGAIEQDPDTIYMARVNGRLYHMPWCPTCYFHRLPRTFHCERCDICVEELDHHCRWVNNCVGHRNIRLYLLLLVSLCLYLGTVLATCVVFIIRRRNMAFLDKTMTILVAVPAGALLVPLILQLFIKAVAVGTARRPYEEKYDRGFNEGCPKNCYIALCAPLGPKYMSEAVCIQVDQGTNWGPKEHLKDLLWPRCVTQAPPRIGKSAPVQKASRDLTVSCGVEVRENPM; this is encoded by the exons atgaatttttcgGACCCAGGAATTTTACATAGAG GCGCCATCGAGCAGGACCCTGACACCATATACATGGCACGAGTGAATGGAAGGTTGTATCACATGCCGTGGTGTCCCACGTGTTATTTTCACCGCCTGCCCCGAACCTTCCACTGTGAAAGGTGTGACATCTGTGTGGAG GAGTTGGACCACCATTGCAGGTGGGTGAATAACTGTGTGGGGCACCGAAACATCCGGCTCTACCTGCTACTCCTCGTGTCTCTGTGCCTGTATCTGGGTACCGTGCTGGCCACCTGCGTGGTTTTCATCATACGCAGGAGGAACATGGCGTTTTTGGACAAAACCATGAC CATCCTAGTGGCTGTACCCGCTGGGGCCCTCCTGGTCCCACTCATCCTGCAATTATTCATCAAGGCAGTGGCGGTGGGTACCGCCAGGCGACCCTATGAGGAGAAG TATGACAGGGGATTCAATGAGGGCTGCCCCAAAAACTGTTACATCGCATTGTGTGCACCCTTGGGACCCAA GTACATGTCCGAGGCGGTCTGCATTCAGGTGGACCAAGGGACCAACTGGGGGCCGAAAGAACACCTTAAAGATCTCCTTTGGCCCAGGTGCGTGACTCAGGCCCCCCCAAGGATTGGCAAGTCCGCACCTGTACAGAAG GCATCCAGGGACTTGACTGTGAGCTGTGGGGTGGAGGTTAGGGAGAACCCCATGTAG